GACTTCATTGATTAATGAACGGCGGAATACTGCGTTAGAACCATGACCAACAAAGTTCTTACAAAGTAAAGCCAGCAGTGGCTCGGAATGAACGGGCTTACCACTAAGGTAAATGGGTGTCGGTTTTCCATCGTCACGAATTGCCTGAGATGCACTGTAAACAACCCCGACTTCTGGATGATGGTTTAGTGTTGCTACATGACGGGCTAGTTTATCTGAGTGGTAAACATCATCTCCATCTAGTAAGGCGATATATTCTCCACGTGCATGACGGATACCGTGATTGCGTGCTGATGATAAACCTCCATTTTGTTTTTGCCATAACTGAAAGCGCGGATCGCTTTTCACGTAAGGCTTAACAATTTCTGCCGTGTTATCAGTAGAACCATCATCAACAATCAGAACTTCAAATTCTTTAAAAGATTGATGTTGTAGCGATCGCAATGCATCTTCAATATAAGAACTTACGTTGTAGGCTGGGACTACAACACTAACTTTAGGGATAAAAACCATAACTACATTACACCCCTACACTCTCGTACCCTGAACCCTCTGAAGGAGTTTGGTTAGGTAATGGCTTGGGTTTCTTTGTTAAGAGAAGACGTAACCAAGTCCGTTTCTCTGTAGGAATCAGCCACATACCCAGACACAAAAAAATGTCC
This genomic interval from Scytonema hofmannii PCC 7110 contains the following:
- a CDS encoding glycosyltransferase family 2 protein → MVFIPKVSVVVPAYNVSSYIEDALRSLQHQSFKEFEVLIVDDGSTDNTAEIVKPYVKSDPRFQLWQKQNGGLSSARNHGIRHARGEYIALLDGDDVYHSDKLARHVATLNHHPEVGVVYSASQAIRDDGKPTPIYLSGKPVHSEPLLALLCKNFVGHGSNAVFRRSLINEVGEFDETLRSSEDIDFWLRVATTRKWQFYREKSTLCYYRVRPSGLSFNVAQMQRCTEQVIQSAYQRSPQLVKPMLPTAYAYMYRYLARLSLQGGNLDQASHFIDKALACNWSIFYRDPRSLLTLLAVRLAPLAKLGIRQALGSARYTQK